A part of Paenibacillus sp. IHBB 10380 genomic DNA contains:
- a CDS encoding aldo/keto reductase: MTEQTRLGRTDLLVNPVGLGTNAVGGHNIYPNLNEEVGKDVVRTALRNGINFLDTAYIYGPERSEQLIGEVLKETGRRQDVVIATKGAHKFVDNKIVLDNSPAFLKQSVEDSLKRLKTDYIDLYYIHFPDEHTPKDEAVDALQRLKKEGTIRAIGVSNFSIEQLQEANRDGYVDVLQSEYNLFKRSAEQDLLPYTKQHGISFVPYFPLAAGLLGGKYTKDTTFEDGRAKNPLFQGDAFIQNLQKVELLREIANSKDAEIAHIVLAWYLTQDSIDALIPGAKKPDQVLNNLRTLDVQLTSAEIEHINQIFEV; this comes from the coding sequence ATGACTGAACAGACGCGTCTAGGAAGAACTGATTTGCTAGTCAATCCGGTTGGATTGGGTACTAATGCCGTAGGTGGACACAATATATATCCGAACCTAAATGAAGAGGTCGGCAAAGATGTTGTCCGCACTGCTTTGAGGAATGGTATTAATTTTCTAGATACAGCGTATATTTATGGTCCCGAACGTTCAGAGCAACTCATTGGAGAAGTGCTGAAAGAAACAGGCCGCAGACAAGATGTTGTTATTGCCACAAAGGGCGCCCATAAATTCGTTGACAATAAAATTGTACTAGATAACTCTCCTGCCTTTCTGAAACAATCGGTGGAAGATAGCTTGAAACGGCTCAAAACAGACTACATCGACCTGTACTATATCCACTTTCCCGACGAACATACACCGAAGGATGAAGCGGTAGATGCCCTACAAAGATTAAAAAAGGAAGGCACCATTCGAGCGATTGGCGTATCCAACTTCTCTATTGAACAACTACAGGAGGCTAATCGTGATGGATACGTGGATGTATTACAGTCTGAATATAATCTATTTAAGCGTAGTGCTGAACAAGATTTATTACCTTATACCAAGCAGCATGGAATCTCATTTGTCCCCTATTTCCCACTAGCTGCAGGACTACTCGGTGGCAAATACACTAAAGATACAACGTTTGAGGATGGAAGAGCTAAGAATCCACTCTTTCAAGGGGATGCCTTCATCCAGAATCTACAGAAGGTTGAACTACTACGTGAGATCGCTAATAGCAAAGATGCGGAAATCGCCCATATCGTACTCGCATGGTATCTTACCCAAGATTCTATAGATGCCTTAATCCCTGGAGCTAAGAAACCGGATCAAGTACTTAACAATCTAAGAACCCTAGATGTTCAATTGACCTCCGCAGAAATTGAACATATCAATCAAATTTTTGAGGTCTAA